A single region of the Mesorhizobium sp. NZP2077 genome encodes:
- a CDS encoding TniB family NTP-binding protein yields MPSSHGCARSSPWSARRASSLKQSATIHLTQAAKDLLSEPDVLRVRAIQARRWIFYPRAKQALDRLNLLVDHPRGTRMPSVAIYGDSGMGKTMILEKFCDNNPSCFDPTTGVQAIPVLAIEMTGKPGERRLYAEILAALGAPQAPRADIVHMEQAALRLLKTVGVQVLVIDEIHNILAGSYREQRVVLNTLRFLSNRLQISLVCFGVIEAREAISGDVQLARRFGELTLNRWRPTNSSKRWSHPFCGICRFADRRCSRRNLCAEFCRSAAASLQIFSTRSRAWRPIRSRAA; encoded by the coding sequence ATACCCTCCAGCCATGGCTGCGCGAGAAGCTCGCCCTGGTCAGCCAGAAGAGCAAGCTCGCTGAAGCAATCCGCTACCATCCATCTGACGCAAGCGGCCAAAGACCTCCTCAGCGAGCCCGACGTTCTGCGCGTTCGCGCAATCCAGGCCCGCCGCTGGATTTTTTATCCGCGCGCCAAGCAGGCGCTCGATCGTCTCAACCTACTGGTCGATCATCCTCGCGGCACTCGCATGCCTTCGGTGGCCATCTACGGCGACAGTGGCATGGGCAAGACAATGATCCTGGAGAAATTCTGCGATAATAATCCCTCATGCTTTGATCCGACGACCGGCGTTCAGGCTATACCGGTGCTGGCAATCGAGATGACCGGGAAGCCAGGTGAGCGCCGTTTATATGCCGAGATTCTGGCTGCCCTTGGCGCACCACAGGCACCCCGCGCCGACATCGTGCATATGGAGCAAGCGGCGTTGCGACTTCTGAAAACCGTCGGCGTCCAGGTCCTGGTGATCGATGAAATACATAACATTCTCGCTGGCTCGTACCGCGAACAGCGGGTCGTGCTGAACACGCTACGATTTCTCAGCAATCGGCTTCAGATCTCCCTGGTTTGCTTCGGCGTCATCGAAGCCCGCGAGGCGATAAGCGGCGACGTACAGCTTGCTCGCCGGTTCGGCGAGCTGACCTTAAATAGGTGGCGGCCAACGAACAGTTCGAAGCGCTGGTCTCATCCATTTTGCGGAATTTGCCGCTTCGCCGACCGACGGTGCTCACGCCGAAATCTCTGCGCCGAATTCTGCAGATCAGCGGCGGCATCACTGCAAATATTTTCCACGCGATCACGAGCCTGGCGGCCGATTCGATCGAGAGCGGCATAG
- a CDS encoding tyrosine-type recombinase/integrase, whose amino-acid sequence MRQCPLWARTEDTLGELIQGRETCEPVFLSRHRKRYTRFGVYRLVERCAAQVPSLAARPITPHVIRHTCACHLLQAGVDLNTIRAWLGHVSLETTNIYAEIDLEMKAKAMALCSAAAPRPERPWKENKGVMAFLNAI is encoded by the coding sequence ATCCGCCAATGCCCACTGTGGGCGCGCACAGAGGATACGCTCGGCGAGCTCATTCAGGGACGGGAAACCTGCGAGCCCGTCTTCCTCAGCCGCCATCGCAAACGATATACGCGGTTCGGAGTTTATCGGCTTGTCGAGCGATGTGCGGCACAGGTGCCATCGCTCGCTGCAAGGCCGATCACACCCCACGTGATCCGCCATACATGCGCCTGCCATCTGCTGCAGGCGGGTGTCGACCTTAACACCATCCGTGCATGGCTCGGACATGTAAGCCTTGAGACCACCAACATCTACGCCGAGATCGATCTCGAGATGAAAGCGAAAGCGATGGCACTCTGCAGCGCCGCCGCTCCGCGACCGGAAAGGCCGTGGAAAGAGAACAAGGGCGTGATGGCGTTCCTAAACGCTATTTGA